Part of the Citrus sinensis cultivar Valencia sweet orange chromosome 2, DVS_A1.0, whole genome shotgun sequence genome, AATTCTTGCTGTAATCATCTACTTCATGTTAATCTTAATGATTCATTAATTTGTGTTGTGGCAGGCATTTTTGGACACAAAGAAACCCCCAGAACTGATTTCTGGAAGCATGACCGGAGGTTTTGAATCTTGACAAAGAGCTACTTGCTAATGCAAATATGTGATTACCTTTCTTGTGTTGTATTAAATTGAGCGTTATTAATTGTTGCAGTGATGTGTGTATATTCTGCGTTGTGTATGAGATTTGCATGGATGGTGCAGCCGAGAAACCTTCACCTTTTCGCATGCCATGCATCAAATGAGTCGGTGCAACTCTATCAGCTCTCCCGTTGGGCAATGGCTCCCaggtaaattaaattaataagcaGCTGTTTGAATCAGttcaaattttcttagttGGTGAAAGTGTTGTATGATTAATtaacttgtttaatttgttgtgCAGAAGCATTAAGTGTGGTGTAGTTAGAACTTTCAAGATAGATATCTCCTCTCTAGTCTCAATCACGTTACCTTTTTGTGGAACCCTAGAGGGATGGGCACTTCTTAAAAGATTGATGACAACATTTGGGTTTATTTGTGACAGGTCCTTGGAGGAGGAGGAGCAGCAGCAGAAGAAAGAGGAAGCTGATAAAAAATGATCCATTTGCAATCAACATTTACGGGCACTAAATCCAAGAAAGAAATGCTCTGTGCCCCAACCACCAATAATTATGGGTCTAGTCTTTTGATATTTGCAGAAAAAAGTTTAATACATATGCTGTGGACCACAATGTCTACAGAATAATAGataatatatcataaaatcaaataagtcTGCCttatataactataaaaaaaataaaaatttgaaacaggAATAAAAGAGGTGCTGTGATATCAAAGAAGAGCCGGAGTGAAGGTTGAAGGAAGACACTCAATGAAGTTTTTGTCATAATATTTATCATGAAACTCATTGTTCATGTGGGCGGtttgtgtaatttatttgtttattcattaattttacaGTCGGTCTTTACTGTACTCATTTTGGTAAGAGAATTATTTCTATCTACGGCACTTGGAATGGTAAATAAACTCATATAAACTCGGATGATCCGGCTCGGGTTCAACCTGTAtcgaatatttaaaatatccgGACGTTTTTCTTAACCCAGAAGTTTCCGGGTCCAGTTTTGGTTC contains:
- the LOC102619950 gene encoding mitochondrial pyruvate carrier 1-like isoform X1 — encoded protein: MKILKTFWNSPMGPKTTHFWGPAFNWSLPFAAFLDTKKPPELISGSMTGVMCVYSALCMRFAWMVQPRNLHLFACHASNESVQLYQLSRWAMAPRSIKCGVVRTFKIDISSLVSITLPFCGTLEGWALLKRLMTTFGFICDRSLEEEEQQQKKEEADKK
- the LOC102619950 gene encoding mitochondrial pyruvate carrier 1-like isoform X2; protein product: MKILKTFWNSPMGPKTTHFWGPAFNWSLPFAAFLDTKKPPELISGSMTGVMCVYSALCMRFAWMVQPRNLHLFACHASNESVQLYQLSRWAMAPRSLEEEEQQQKKEEADKK